The Corynebacterium suranareeae genome window below encodes:
- a CDS encoding sigma-70 family RNA polymerase sigma factor — protein sequence MTLLSRQKEVSEISDAQLVKRFISGDARAFSTIVDRHERHMLKAAKRYSRKPEDAQDILQEALFRASRNMHLYRAEASLGTWLHTLVLNSGFDWATHRCQVEFPVLHEPVIDLDKDPRIAVDPLGYLDVAMTIRKAIDQLHPDQRIAIILVDLGGYTVEDVAEIEGVKVGTVKSRRGRARKALRALLHADFFGPED from the coding sequence ATGACACTGCTGTCAAGGCAAAAAGAAGTAAGTGAGATCAGTGATGCTCAACTAGTCAAACGTTTCATCTCCGGCGATGCACGTGCATTCTCCACCATCGTTGATCGCCATGAACGCCACATGTTAAAAGCAGCTAAAAGATACAGCCGCAAACCAGAAGACGCCCAAGACATCCTCCAAGAAGCTCTTTTTAGAGCAAGCCGGAATATGCATCTTTATCGGGCAGAAGCATCACTTGGAACCTGGCTTCACACATTAGTCCTGAATAGCGGCTTTGATTGGGCCACCCACCGCTGCCAAGTAGAGTTCCCCGTCCTACATGAGCCCGTTATTGATTTGGACAAAGATCCACGCATTGCCGTAGATCCCTTGGGCTACCTCGATGTTGCCATGACGATTAGAAAAGCCATTGATCAACTCCACCCTGATCAAAGGATCGCCATCATCTTGGTGGACCTTGGTGGCTACACCGTAGAAGATGTGGCCGAAATCGAAGGAGTGAAAGTAGGCACCGTTAAATCACGCCGAGGGCGCGCACGTAAAGCACTGCGCGCCCTTTTGCATGCGGATTTCTTCGGCCCTGAAGACTAA